A single region of the Parasphingorhabdus litoris DSM 22379 genome encodes:
- a CDS encoding NAD(P)H-dependent oxidoreductase: protein MKRIAIIDAHPDPDPARFGHALVSAYAEAAKKAGHEVREIRLAGKDIPILESRTQWMEHPVPDDVKPGQEAIKWAQHVVILYPLWMGDMPALLKAFIEHAFRPGFALSYEEGKRAPKKLLGGRTARLIVTMGMPALFYRAYFAAHSVRSFKRNILALSGIDPVATSLVGNVDGSPKHRKRWLQKISDHGANGD from the coding sequence ATGAAACGTATCGCGATTATTGATGCACATCCTGATCCGGATCCCGCACGTTTCGGACACGCCTTGGTTTCCGCTTATGCTGAGGCCGCCAAAAAAGCTGGTCATGAAGTCCGAGAAATTCGACTGGCAGGGAAAGACATTCCGATATTGGAAAGTCGGACTCAATGGATGGAGCATCCTGTACCGGACGACGTTAAGCCAGGGCAGGAAGCAATAAAATGGGCGCAGCATGTCGTCATTCTCTATCCTCTATGGATGGGTGACATGCCGGCTCTTTTAAAAGCCTTTATCGAGCACGCGTTCCGTCCTGGGTTTGCGCTAAGCTACGAAGAAGGCAAGCGCGCGCCCAAGAAGTTGCTCGGTGGCCGCACGGCACGTTTGATTGTAACCATGGGGATGCCTGCCCTATTTTATCGCGCCTATTTTGCCGCACATAGCGTGCGCAGTTTTAAGCGAAACATATTGGCATTGTCCGGAATTGATCCAGTTGCAACTTCGCTTGTCGGCAATGTCGATGGCAGCCCTAAACATCGCAAGCGCTGGCTGCAAAAGATAAGCGACCATGGCGCCAATGGTGATTGA
- a CDS encoding aspartate aminotransferase family protein: MSVQQLTYPRPEKGSGFDLTIPRSPIVDAYRQSTQGSEVLHLRAEQALAGGNSRQVSYWSPHPIAIASADGAHLTDVDGRRYIDFTNNYTSLVHGHAYPPILETVDRQIKNGTVWSAQNEHQIDLAELLVERIPAIDKVRFTNSGTEASNLALSIARAVTKRHKILMSRFGYHGSLTETETGSFNHDYPATTYLGEYNNAESFENILEHHGEEIAAVFLEPVLGSAGIIAADREFLLRVKEAAHKAGALFILDEVVTFRLHEGGRQKALGIEADLTMLGKLIGGGFPVGAVGGPDDLMDVFQSSDLRTYHSGTFNGNPVTTAAGVVAVRDLTQKSIDEMEKLAERLKNGLAAAAQKVNLPFCVSHVGSLMNVFFSNEIPQAALMREDQAAMSRFHIAALNQGLFIAGRGLMAMSTIMDEALIDEAIDRAAVAMSDVAAEL; this comes from the coding sequence ATGTCTGTTCAACAACTGACCTACCCACGCCCCGAAAAAGGCTCGGGATTCGACCTTACCATTCCGCGTAGCCCCATTGTTGATGCATATAGGCAGTCTACGCAAGGCAGCGAAGTGCTGCATTTGCGGGCCGAGCAAGCCCTGGCTGGTGGCAACTCGAGACAAGTATCATATTGGTCTCCTCATCCAATCGCGATAGCCAGTGCTGATGGTGCTCATCTCACAGATGTTGATGGTCGTCGATATATCGATTTTACCAACAATTACACTTCATTGGTTCACGGCCATGCCTATCCCCCTATTTTGGAAACAGTGGATCGTCAGATTAAAAACGGTACTGTTTGGTCCGCCCAAAATGAGCATCAAATTGACCTTGCTGAGCTATTGGTTGAGCGGATACCTGCCATTGATAAAGTGCGGTTTACAAACTCGGGTACGGAGGCCAGCAATCTTGCCTTGTCCATCGCCCGTGCCGTAACCAAGCGCCACAAGATATTGATGTCCAGATTTGGCTATCACGGCAGTCTGACCGAGACTGAAACCGGCTCTTTCAATCATGACTATCCGGCGACAACCTATCTTGGAGAATACAACAATGCCGAGAGTTTTGAAAATATTCTAGAACATCATGGCGAAGAAATTGCCGCTGTTTTCCTGGAGCCCGTTTTGGGCTCGGCTGGCATCATCGCTGCTGATCGAGAGTTTTTGCTGCGAGTAAAAGAGGCAGCACATAAGGCTGGCGCTTTATTCATCTTGGACGAAGTTGTTACGTTTCGCTTGCATGAAGGAGGCCGTCAAAAAGCATTGGGTATCGAAGCAGATCTTACAATGCTTGGTAAATTGATTGGTGGAGGATTTCCGGTTGGTGCAGTAGGTGGTCCGGACGATTTGATGGACGTGTTCCAATCATCAGACTTGCGGACCTATCATTCAGGGACATTCAATGGAAATCCGGTTACTACGGCTGCAGGTGTAGTAGCTGTTCGCGATCTGACTCAAAAGTCAATTGATGAGATGGAAAAGCTTGCCGAACGCTTAAAAAATGGCCTGGCCGCAGCTGCACAAAAGGTAAATCTACCATTTTGTGTTAGTCATGTTGGATCGTTAATGAACGTCTTTTTTTCAAACGAAATACCCCAAGCAGCCCTTATGAGAGAAGACCAGGCTGCCATGAGCCGTTTCCATATTGCGGCGCTTAATCAAGGCTTATTCATTGCAGGCCGCGGCCTTATGGCCATGTCAACCATCATGGACGAGGCTCTGATTGACGAGGCTATTGATCGGGCTGCGGTGGCGATGAGCGATGTGGCTGCTGAACTGTAA
- a CDS encoding universal stress protein — MKSVLLYVNDDTGLEARLQAALDVTRATNGHLHCLRANPYNPQMAFDGVTGMSVVYDVAKLTREADQRLRNEIESRLADEDVPWHYEEVNASPARGLARNSALADIMVLSSASGDKDNVLPMGILGDVLFNTHVPALVQPDDTKKFDATGAAVVAWNGSFEAGNALRAAVPMLHLASAVHILTVDEDKDHDLPPLSASEYLSRHGITSEIHSMSAKKPSVEAVLESSAKALHASYMVMGAYGHSRAREFLFGGVTRSLFRECSIPLIVAR, encoded by the coding sequence ATGAAATCCGTGCTGCTCTACGTCAATGATGACACTGGTTTGGAGGCGAGGCTGCAGGCAGCGCTGGATGTAACCCGCGCAACAAATGGTCACCTCCATTGTCTGCGCGCCAATCCCTATAATCCCCAAATGGCCTTTGATGGGGTAACAGGCATGTCAGTGGTCTATGATGTCGCAAAGCTCACACGGGAGGCTGATCAAAGGCTACGCAACGAGATTGAAAGCCGATTGGCGGATGAAGATGTGCCGTGGCATTATGAAGAGGTCAATGCCAGTCCGGCCCGAGGGCTTGCCCGCAACTCGGCTCTGGCCGACATCATGGTTTTAAGCTCTGCCAGTGGTGACAAGGACAATGTTCTACCAATGGGCATATTGGGCGACGTCCTTTTCAACACCCATGTTCCGGCGCTGGTCCAGCCTGACGATACCAAAAAATTTGATGCCACCGGTGCTGCGGTGGTTGCTTGGAACGGCAGCTTTGAGGCCGGCAATGCTCTGCGCGCCGCTGTTCCCATGCTGCATCTGGCCAGTGCTGTTCACATCCTCACGGTTGATGAAGATAAGGATCACGATCTCCCTCCGCTGAGCGCATCGGAATATCTTTCACGTCACGGGATTACCTCCGAAATCCATAGCATGTCAGCGAAAAAGCCTTCGGTTGAAGCTGTGCTCGAATCTTCGGCCAAAGCCCTCCATGCCAGCTATATGGTGATGGGCGCCTATGGTCATAGCCGAGCGCGCGAATTTCTATTTGGCGGTGTTACGCGAAGTCTTTTCAGGGAATGCTCCATACCGCTTATTGTTGCTCGCTAG